Proteins from a genomic interval of Acanthochromis polyacanthus isolate Apoly-LR-REF ecotype Palm Island chromosome 24, KAUST_Apoly_ChrSc, whole genome shotgun sequence:
- the LOC127532739 gene encoding calmodulin-binding transcription activator 2-like: protein MDRRRRRRKRLHHSIRHRGMTLLHLAAAQGYTHLIHTLIHWRSVNSDSLDLEQEVDPLNVDHFSCTPLMWACALGHQRAAELLYSWNSLALGIPDSLGRLPLAVARSRGHTRLAAALEELHTQRTHVTPRDSNTPPTDTHTPDTPQPPPSPLSTSPDTGLSSSSSLPSPATLLPLTKLRLLQCPCPHGHLPSSPSSPSSSSLAARLPSLPSSLSAVSMWGEEPSATFSAGLTPGGSRDSPLYLMDYESAAPGHAPGRPATLEETLLSYSENAENEGEEEEYLEEECCRYVSVDMATLAEQIIEATPERIKQEDFPRGRSHRSERGGTTPPSRTPGWPPTWRRSTPTHTPRPEAPPPSSVAWAEFLNASANGKMERDFALLTLTDGEQRELYEAARIIQNAFRRYKYALYKKMTQAAILIQSKFRSYYEQKRFQQSRRAAVLIQQYYRSYKEYERLKQAPRGAASHNPKIKGSFLTKKQDQAARKIMRFLRRCRHRIKELKQSRELERRALTT, encoded by the exons atggacaggaggaggaggaggaggaagaggcttCATCACTCCATCCGTCACCGAGGGATGACACTGCTGCacctggctgctgctcaggGATACACACACCTGATACACACCCTGATACACTGGAG GAGTGTGAACAGCGACAGTCTGGACCTGGAACAGGAAGTTGACCCTCTGAACGTGGACCACTTCTCGTGCACGCCgctg aTGTGGGCGTGTGCGCTCGGCCACCAGAGGGCAGCAGAACTCCTGTACAGCTGGAACAGTCTGGCCCTGGGGATCCCTGATTCGCTGGGACGCCTGCCGCTCGCCGTCGCTCGTTCCCGCGGACACACCCGCCTCGCCGCCGCGCTGGAGGAGCTGCACACGCAGCGCACACACGTGACGCCCCGGGACTCAAACACGCCtcccactgacacacacactccgGACACGCCACAGCcgcctccatctcctctgtccACCAGCCCCGACACAG GTCTGAGCTCCTCCAGCAGCCTCCCCTCCCCAGCGACCCTCCTCCCCCTCACCAAGCTCCGCCTACTCCAGTGCCCCTGCCCCCATGGACACCTCCCCTCCTCACCTTCGTCTCCCTCCTCGTCCTCCCTCGCTGCCcgtctcccatccctcccctcctccctctctgctgtgTCCATGTGGGGGGAGGAGCCTAGCGCCACCTTCAGTGCAG GTCTGACCCCCGGCGGCTCCAGAGACTCCCCCCTGTACCTGATGGACTACGAGAGCGCCGCCCCCGGCCACGCCCCCGGCCGGCCGGCGACACTGGAGGAGACGCTGCTGAGCTACAGCGAGAACGCCGAGAACGAAGGCGAGGAGGAGGAATACCTGGAGGAGGAGTGCTGCAGGTACGTGTCT GTCGACATGGCAACGCTGGCAGAGCAGATCATCGAGGCTACTCCAGAGCGAATCAAACAGGAGGACTTCCCCAGGGGGCGGAGTCACCGCTCAGAGAGAGGCGGGACAACCCCGCCATCCAGGACACCTGGCTGGCCACCTACCTGGAGACGGTCGACGCCCACACACACTCCCCGCCCAG AGGCTCCGCCCCCCTCCTCTGTAGCGTGGGCGGAGTTTCTGAACGCCTCGGCCAATGGGAAGATGGAGAGAGACTTCGCCCTGCTGACGCTGACGGACGGCGAGCAGAGGGAGCTGTATGAGGCGGCCAGGATCATCCAGAACGCCTTCAGGAGATACAAG TACGCCCTCTACAAGAAGATGACCCAGGCCGCCATCCTGATCCAGTCCAAGTTCCGGTCGTACTACGAACAGAAGCGTTTCCAGCAGAGCCGGAGGGCAGCGGTCCTCATCCAGCAGTACTACCGCAGCTACAAGGAGTACGAACGGCTGAAACAGGCGCCGAGAGGGGCCGCTAGCCACAACCCCAAGATCAA AGGCTCCTTCCTGACCAAGAAGCAGGACCAGGCAGCCAGGAAGATCATGAGGTTCCTGCGGCGCTGCAGACACAG GATCAAGGAGCTGAAGCAGAGCAGGGAGCTGGAGAGGAGAGCCCTGACCACCTGA